From the Streptomyces nigrescens genome, one window contains:
- a CDS encoding Gfo/Idh/MocA family protein, with translation MPTRRSTPPQSLSAHSGPVPDREAVDTAAARPVRFGALGTSSFGGRRVLPAMTACPQTELVAVGGRSPERSQRFADRFGCAGSSMAALLERDDIDAVYISLPPSLHGEWAARALHAGKHVLVEKPIATTAAEARAVVRLAEDRDLVLRENFMFLHHPQHDAVAALIAEGRLGGLRSFRGAFCFPPLPTEDIRYVPGLGGGALLDAGVYPLRAAAMLLGPGLRVAGATARVRQSDGLDLSGQALLVSPSGVLASVEFGFEHAYGSSYSLWGEGAKLTVGRAFTPPAAYQPVLVLEEQDHVEKFTLPAADQLTASLAGFAAAVTAGGAAASPREARWRQDAVAMMELVDAVRAQAVRVTVEG, from the coding sequence ATGCCCACCCGGCGAAGCACTCCCCCACAGTCGCTGTCCGCACATAGCGGCCCGGTTCCCGACCGTGAGGCCGTGGACACCGCCGCGGCCAGACCGGTGCGCTTCGGCGCGTTGGGTACCTCGTCCTTCGGAGGGCGACGTGTGCTGCCGGCGATGACGGCCTGCCCGCAGACCGAACTCGTCGCGGTGGGCGGCCGCAGCCCGGAGCGCTCGCAGCGGTTCGCCGACCGGTTCGGCTGCGCCGGCTCCTCCATGGCAGCACTCCTGGAACGCGACGACATCGACGCCGTCTACATCTCCCTGCCGCCGTCACTGCACGGCGAATGGGCGGCCCGGGCGCTGCATGCGGGCAAGCACGTACTGGTCGAGAAGCCGATCGCCACAACGGCCGCCGAGGCCCGTGCTGTGGTGAGGCTGGCCGAGGACCGTGACCTGGTGCTGCGGGAGAACTTCATGTTCCTGCACCATCCGCAGCATGACGCGGTCGCGGCCCTGATCGCCGAGGGGCGGCTCGGAGGACTGCGCTCCTTCCGCGGTGCCTTCTGCTTCCCACCGTTGCCCACGGAGGACATCCGGTATGTGCCCGGTCTCGGTGGCGGGGCGCTCCTTGATGCGGGGGTGTATCCGCTGCGGGCGGCCGCGATGCTGCTGGGCCCCGGGCTGCGGGTGGCGGGCGCCACGGCGCGGGTGCGGCAGTCCGACGGGCTCGATCTGTCGGGCCAGGCGCTGTTGGTGTCGCCGTCCGGCGTACTGGCGAGCGTCGAGTTCGGCTTCGAGCACGCCTACGGTTCGTCCTACTCCCTGTGGGGCGAGGGCGCGAAGCTCACGGTGGGACGGGCGTTCACCCCGCCGGCCGCGTACCAGCCGGTGCTGGTGCTGGAGGAACAGGACCATGTCGAGAAATTCACGCTCCCGGCGGCGGACCAGCTGACCGCGTCGCTCGCCGGGTTCGCCGCGGCCGTGACCGCCGGTGGCGCTGCGGCCTCGCCCCGGGAGGCCCGGTGGCGGCAGGACGCGGTCGCCATGATGGAACTGGTCGATGCGGTCCGCGCGCAGGCCGTGCGCGTGACCGTCGAGGGGTAG
- a CDS encoding cytochrome P450: protein MVHEPKAPVIPYKRTCPFDPAAEYARLREEDPISPVTFELAPREKNGWLVTRHDHIRQIMTDPRFSHRSELLALVHSPPFPVEDYSPEPSAPGNFVRMDAPEHTRYRRLLTGFFTVRKIQQYEPTLARIIDGVLDEMAAMEPPVDLVKVFAEQISARSTCSIMGVAESDLAALAQHFSVIMGINYTLDEFIHHNSELNATLERMMAERFAGDPTDDLLGRLIATGELTEQEMFNIAWIAIGGALDTTPNMFALGTFALLEHPEQLAKVRERPELMESTVEELLRYLTISHFGASRVALEDVEIDGRTIKAGQTVVLSLPSANRDPRYFENADEFDIDRPSRRHLAFGFGIHQCLGQHLARASLRIGFQKLFDRFPDLRLAMPAEQVPLRETAMHYGVYELPVTWG from the coding sequence ATGGTTCACGAGCCGAAAGCGCCGGTGATCCCCTACAAACGCACCTGCCCTTTCGATCCGGCGGCCGAATACGCCAGGCTGCGCGAGGAGGACCCGATCAGCCCGGTGACATTCGAGCTGGCTCCGCGCGAGAAGAACGGCTGGCTGGTCACCCGGCACGATCACATCCGCCAGATCATGACGGACCCGCGCTTCAGCCACCGCAGCGAGCTGCTGGCGCTGGTGCACTCGCCGCCGTTCCCCGTGGAGGACTACTCCCCCGAGCCGTCCGCGCCGGGCAACTTCGTGCGGATGGACGCTCCGGAGCACACCCGGTACCGGCGGCTGCTGACCGGCTTCTTCACCGTACGCAAGATCCAGCAGTACGAGCCCACGCTGGCACGGATCATCGACGGTGTGCTCGACGAAATGGCCGCGATGGAGCCTCCGGTGGACCTGGTGAAGGTCTTCGCGGAGCAGATCTCCGCCAGGTCCACCTGCTCCATCATGGGGGTGGCGGAGAGCGATCTGGCAGCCCTGGCTCAGCACTTCTCCGTCATCATGGGGATCAACTACACCCTCGACGAGTTCATCCATCACAACTCCGAGCTCAATGCGACGCTGGAGCGGATGATGGCCGAGCGGTTCGCCGGCGATCCGACTGATGACCTGCTCGGTCGGCTCATCGCGACCGGTGAGCTGACCGAACAGGAGATGTTCAACATCGCCTGGATCGCCATCGGCGGTGCGCTGGACACCACTCCCAACATGTTCGCGCTGGGCACCTTCGCGCTGCTGGAGCACCCCGAGCAGCTGGCTAAGGTGCGGGAGCGGCCGGAGCTGATGGAGAGCACCGTCGAGGAGCTGCTGCGCTATCTGACGATCTCTCACTTCGGGGCGAGCCGGGTGGCGCTGGAGGATGTCGAGATCGACGGCAGGACCATCAAGGCCGGCCAGACGGTGGTGCTGTCGCTGCCGTCGGCCAACCGCGATCCGCGGTACTTCGAGAACGCCGACGAGTTCGACATCGACCGCCCGTCGCGCCGGCATCTGGCCTTCGGATTCGGGATCCACCAGTGCCTGGGGCAGCACCTCGCGAGGGCATCGCTGCGCATCGGATTCCAGAAGCTGTTCGACCGCTTTCCGGATCTGCGGCTCGCGATGCCCGCCGAGCAGGTGCCGCTGCGGGAGACCGCGATGCACTACGGCGTGTACGAACTGCCTGTGACCTGGGGCTGA
- a CDS encoding AMP-binding protein: MVAQQTLSDGSRAGHVEPRADRRRLPQPLPLTLDGLFTSTAGKFPMARAVQEGQHHLFYGEAENRAVQLASALVRGGVQLGDPVIVHCADHRQAVVAQLAVLKAGGVCVPLPSALRGARLDRITEISGARVVLCSTVTRPVWSYRLMSWVLDDPATWSTIAAERPDRSLPRSGHTEAAYLLVSDADRQGVSGYLTDHRAWQQTLAARIRRVGGAHDGVIVHHPPVRTTTLPAMWWAFACGGTLHVPSRYGGATCSPAPKRNAAAVFGLDEYARLLQSLSGASHPDSRRLTVLIGGPCPRTVIDRHFEVLPRAPLWVEFAPADGAMPWTIQEFSPGKPGPEYPGASRPLPGVHVQVVAPDGSPVPTGQTGEVRATGSSLPYAGIRSADGACLAGDTAPLLASGRLGRWRHDGTLEFCDPSTVPSSAARPRNP, encoded by the coding sequence GTGGTCGCTCAACAGACACTGTCCGACGGCAGCAGGGCCGGACACGTGGAGCCGAGGGCGGACCGGCGGCGGCTTCCGCAGCCCCTGCCGCTCACCCTTGACGGCCTGTTCACCAGCACTGCCGGCAAGTTCCCGATGGCCAGAGCCGTCCAGGAAGGGCAGCACCACCTGTTCTACGGCGAAGCCGAAAACCGGGCCGTACAGTTGGCGTCGGCGCTGGTCCGCGGCGGAGTGCAGTTGGGCGACCCGGTGATCGTCCACTGCGCCGACCACCGGCAGGCGGTGGTGGCCCAGCTTGCGGTGCTGAAGGCCGGAGGGGTGTGTGTACCCCTCCCCTCGGCGTTGCGCGGTGCGCGGCTCGACCGGATCACTGAGATCAGCGGGGCCCGGGTGGTGCTGTGCAGCACCGTGACCCGGCCGGTGTGGAGCTACCGCCTCATGTCCTGGGTGCTGGACGACCCGGCCACCTGGAGCACGATCGCCGCCGAGCGGCCGGACCGCTCGCTGCCGCGTTCCGGACACACCGAAGCCGCCTACCTGCTGGTCTCCGATGCGGACCGCCAGGGGGTCAGCGGCTATCTGACCGACCATCGCGCATGGCAGCAGACGCTGGCCGCAAGGATCCGCCGGGTCGGCGGGGCGCACGACGGGGTGATCGTGCACCATCCTCCCGTCCGCACGACGACACTGCCCGCGATGTGGTGGGCGTTCGCCTGCGGAGGCACGCTCCATGTGCCGTCCCGCTACGGCGGTGCCACCTGCTCACCGGCTCCGAAGCGCAATGCCGCAGCGGTCTTCGGCCTGGACGAATACGCGCGGCTTCTGCAGTCCCTCTCCGGGGCCTCCCACCCGGATTCCCGGCGGCTGACCGTGCTGATCGGCGGCCCCTGTCCGCGCACGGTGATCGACCGGCACTTCGAGGTGCTGCCCCGGGCGCCGCTGTGGGTGGAGTTCGCCCCCGCGGACGGCGCCATGCCCTGGACGATCCAGGAATTCAGCCCCGGCAAACCCGGGCCGGAGTATCCAGGAGCGAGCCGTCCGTTGCCCGGCGTCCATGTGCAGGTGGTGGCCCCGGACGGCAGCCCCGTACCGACCGGACAGACCGGTGAAGTCCGTGCCACGGGGTCGTCCTTGCCCTACGCCGGCATTCGCAGCGCGGACGGGGCATGCCTGGCCGGGGACACCGCGCCGCTGCTGGCTTCGGGCAGGCTGGGACGCTGGAGACACGACGGCACGCTGGAATTCTGCGATCCGTCCACGGTGCCGTCATCCGCCGCACGGCCCCGGAACCCGTAG
- a CDS encoding glycosyltransferase codes for MSALDYVTCPAHEQGHQVTLHAPLMFRSEARRRGVEFSGAGTNWTCDPLVQQAASEVWQRHGNASFNRYVFGHLWPGQAEAKAHDLLTAWTQERPDLVIAECSDLGAHLAARALQLPLLAADNGLGPVLLDLWDTHIAPVLLPLYKQHEQDTPTLPPMLTPAPVHWFYETPPPSARAVRRTVADFRTALPEWLDRAPSLRPSRPLVYVSLGTLTTAMSGLRTAVGNVYQEIMAALRAIDCDAIVSAGDLAQHLPSASPHIKVVKHAPQPALLHRADLFVTHGGRASLLDAVQGTTPVLGLGVLADQPDNAAAFTRSGLGRSLDLTARHDEIADALTDLLDTPRYGAAMSAACAELSQLPPLDLTEIRDSL; via the coding sequence GTGTCCGCGCTGGACTACGTCACCTGCCCGGCCCATGAACAGGGCCACCAGGTCACGCTCCACGCCCCCCTCATGTTCCGCAGCGAAGCCCGGCGACGCGGGGTGGAGTTCTCCGGCGCCGGTACGAACTGGACGTGCGATCCCCTCGTTCAGCAGGCGGCGAGCGAGGTCTGGCAGAGGCACGGAAACGCCTCCTTCAACCGGTACGTCTTCGGCCACCTCTGGCCCGGACAGGCCGAGGCGAAGGCCCATGACCTGCTCACCGCGTGGACACAGGAGCGGCCCGATCTGGTGATCGCCGAGTGCAGCGACCTCGGCGCGCACCTCGCGGCCAGAGCCTTGCAACTGCCCCTGCTCGCAGCGGACAACGGCCTCGGCCCGGTGCTCCTGGATCTCTGGGACACCCACATCGCGCCCGTGCTGCTTCCCCTCTACAAGCAGCACGAGCAGGACACACCCACGCTCCCCCCGATGCTCACCCCGGCGCCGGTCCACTGGTTCTACGAGACGCCCCCGCCCTCGGCGCGCGCGGTCCGACGCACCGTCGCGGACTTCCGCACCGCCCTCCCCGAGTGGCTGGACCGCGCCCCCTCCCTCCGCCCGTCGCGTCCGCTCGTCTACGTGAGTCTCGGCACCCTGACCACCGCGATGTCCGGTCTGCGTACCGCCGTCGGGAACGTCTACCAGGAGATCATGGCTGCACTCCGCGCCATCGACTGCGATGCGATCGTGTCCGCGGGAGACCTCGCGCAGCACCTGCCGAGCGCGAGCCCTCACATCAAGGTCGTCAAGCACGCCCCGCAGCCCGCGCTCCTGCACCGGGCCGACCTGTTCGTGACCCACGGAGGCCGGGCGTCCCTGCTCGACGCGGTGCAGGGCACAACGCCCGTCCTGGGCCTGGGTGTTCTCGCCGACCAGCCCGACAACGCCGCCGCGTTCACCCGCAGCGGCCTGGGCCGGTCGCTGGACCTCACGGCGAGACACGACGAAATCGCCGACGCCCTGACGGATCTCCTGGACACCCCGCGCTACGGCGCCGCCATGAGCGCGGCCTGTGCCGAGCTGTCTCAGCTGCCGCCCCTGGACCTCACGGAAATACGGGACAGCCTCTAG
- a CDS encoding substrate-binding domain-containing protein: MQPHRKSALSTAVAVAVVTAVLAGCERGTSTGAGPTATGPAEAGCPAVVAGAEAAVQRAMKNRPAWHGPTRGPRAVPGKSIVYVAQTMTNPGVAGAAEGVRDAAKAIGWDVRVIDGQGTPAGIQAAFSQALALRPSGIVIGGFDPKLTSQQVAKANALHIPLIGWHAVDSPGPSKDPELFTNITTRVQDVAKISADWVIAHSHGHAGTVVFTDASIPFARNKSELIKKELATCSGVRLLAEENIPISDTSSRTPQQVSSLLSRFQDRWTYSIAINDVYFADAAPALRAARKKGAGAPYNIGAGDGDPSAFQRINSGQFQAATVPEPLSQQGWQILDEFNRAFSGESPSGYVAPVHISTAANSSGETTWDPPGYRAAYRKIWGR, translated from the coding sequence GTGCAGCCGCACCGCAAGTCCGCCCTGAGCACCGCCGTCGCCGTAGCGGTGGTGACCGCTGTGCTCGCCGGCTGCGAGCGCGGCACCTCGACCGGTGCCGGGCCCACCGCGACAGGGCCGGCCGAGGCCGGCTGCCCCGCCGTAGTGGCCGGCGCCGAGGCGGCCGTACAACGGGCCATGAAGAACCGCCCCGCCTGGCACGGCCCCACCCGTGGCCCCCGGGCGGTCCCCGGCAAAAGCATCGTCTACGTCGCCCAGACCATGACCAACCCCGGTGTCGCCGGCGCCGCCGAGGGGGTGCGGGACGCCGCGAAGGCCATCGGCTGGGACGTCCGGGTGATCGACGGCCAGGGCACCCCCGCCGGGATCCAAGCGGCATTCAGCCAGGCCCTCGCCCTCCGGCCCTCGGGCATCGTGATCGGCGGCTTCGACCCCAAGCTGACGTCGCAGCAGGTCGCCAAGGCCAACGCCCTGCACATTCCGCTCATCGGCTGGCATGCGGTCGACTCCCCCGGCCCGAGCAAGGACCCCGAGCTCTTCACCAACATCACCACCCGCGTCCAGGACGTAGCGAAGATCAGCGCGGACTGGGTCATCGCGCACTCCCACGGCCACGCCGGAACCGTCGTGTTCACGGATGCCTCCATCCCGTTCGCCAGGAACAAATCCGAACTGATCAAGAAGGAACTGGCCACCTGCTCCGGGGTGCGGCTGCTGGCCGAGGAGAACATCCCGATCTCGGACACCAGCAGCCGCACTCCCCAGCAGGTCTCCTCGCTCCTCTCCCGCTTCCAGGACAGATGGACCTACTCCATCGCCATCAACGACGTGTACTTCGCCGACGCCGCACCGGCCCTGCGCGCAGCACGCAAAAAAGGCGCCGGCGCCCCCTACAACATCGGCGCGGGCGACGGCGATCCCTCCGCCTTCCAGCGCATCAACAGCGGCCAATTCCAGGCAGCCACCGTTCCCGAACCGCTCTCCCAGCAGGGCTGGCAGATCCTCGACGAATTCAACCGCGCCTTCTCCGGCGAGTCCCCCAGCGGCTATGTCGCCCCCGTCCACATCTCCACGGCCGCCAACAGCAGCGGGGAGACGACCTGGGACCCGCCCGGCTACCGTGCGGCGTACCGGAAGATCTGGGGCAGGTAG
- a CDS encoding ABC transporter permease, which yields MTPSPHSPPVRRLGHLVGAYGLLALTALLFLAFSLALPDTFPTLDNISEILSNQSIPAILALGAMIPIVTAKFDLSIGYGLGLAHVMTMQLIANASWPWPLACLVVVLGGAVVGTFNGVVVEFAKIDSFIATLGTGSILYALTGWITNGARIVPGPQGLPAAFTDLYDSRFLGLPVSAFYVLALTAVLWLLLERLPLGRYLYVIGSNPRAADLLGIPTRRYVVYAFAGSGLIVGIAGVLLAAQQRIGNPSVGLDYLLPAFVGALLGSTAIKPGRPNALGTLVAVVILAIGLAGIGQFGAQFWVTPLFNGATLLLAVGMAGYAARRQLRHRRAEPPRPRKDLSEVTS from the coding sequence ATGACGCCCTCCCCGCATTCCCCGCCGGTCCGCCGGCTGGGGCACCTCGTCGGCGCCTACGGCCTCCTGGCCCTTACGGCCCTGCTGTTCCTGGCCTTCTCCCTCGCCCTGCCGGACACCTTTCCCACCCTGGACAACATCTCCGAGATCCTGTCCAACCAGTCGATCCCCGCCATCCTCGCGCTCGGCGCGATGATCCCCATCGTCACCGCCAAGTTCGACCTGTCCATCGGCTACGGTCTCGGCCTCGCGCACGTGATGACGATGCAGCTCATCGCCAACGCCTCGTGGCCCTGGCCGCTCGCCTGCCTCGTGGTGGTCCTCGGCGGTGCGGTCGTCGGCACCTTCAACGGTGTCGTCGTCGAATTCGCGAAGATCGACTCTTTTATCGCCACCCTCGGCACCGGCAGCATCCTGTACGCCCTCACCGGCTGGATCACCAACGGCGCCCGGATCGTCCCCGGCCCCCAGGGCCTGCCGGCCGCCTTCACCGACCTCTACGACTCCCGGTTCCTCGGCCTGCCGGTTTCCGCCTTCTACGTGCTCGCCCTCACCGCCGTGCTGTGGCTGCTCCTGGAACGGCTGCCCCTCGGCCGGTACCTGTACGTCATCGGCTCCAACCCGCGCGCCGCCGACCTGCTGGGCATCCCCACCCGGCGCTATGTCGTCTACGCCTTCGCCGGCTCGGGCCTGATCGTCGGTATCGCCGGTGTTCTGCTCGCCGCACAGCAGCGCATCGGCAACCCCAGCGTCGGCCTGGACTATCTGCTGCCCGCCTTCGTCGGTGCGCTGCTCGGCTCCACCGCGATCAAACCCGGCCGCCCGAACGCGCTGGGCACTCTGGTCGCCGTCGTCATCCTCGCCATCGGCCTCGCTGGTATCGGGCAGTTCGGTGCCCAGTTCTGGGTCACCCCGCTGTTCAACGGCGCCACCCTGCTCCTCGCCGTCGGCATGGCCGGCTATGCCGCGCGCCGACAGCTGCGCCACCGACGGGCGGAGCCGCCCCGCCCCCGCAAGGACCTGTCCGAAGTCACCTCGTGA